A region from the Vibrio rumoiensis genome encodes:
- a CDS encoding chalcone isomerase family protein: protein MWKWLFIGLLVVSSLGKAQINSNNLQLVGEARMTYLFWDIYDAKLYNPSGQYSSEQFPLLLSLSYLRDIQAKDIVQATNEQWQHLGKQSLVGQYDQTLMDMWPDIQQGDTLSVLVENNQASTFFYNGKKLGVIRDPDFTESFIAIWLSPNTSHPKIRKQLIGQ from the coding sequence ATGTGGAAGTGGCTATTCATAGGACTCTTAGTGGTAAGCTCACTAGGCAAAGCCCAAATTAATTCGAACAATTTACAGCTCGTTGGCGAAGCCCGCATGACGTATCTATTTTGGGATATATATGATGCGAAACTATACAACCCGTCCGGACAATACTCTTCTGAGCAATTTCCATTATTACTTTCACTGTCCTATCTAAGAGATATTCAGGCGAAAGATATTGTTCAGGCGACCAATGAGCAGTGGCAACATTTAGGTAAACAATCGTTGGTTGGTCAATACGATCAAACATTAATGGATATGTGGCCAGATATTCAACAAGGCGATACTTTAAGTGTACTGGTAGAGAACAACCAGGCTTCCACCTTTTTCTACAATGGTAAAAAGCTTGGCGTGATCCGCGATCCTGACTTTACTGAATCTTTCATCGCAATTTGGCTTTCACCGAATACCTCTCACCCCAAAATACGTAAACAACTCATTGGACAGTAA
- a CDS encoding DUF3833 domain-containing protein produces MKLIKSFFVICLVAVLSSCSAPDVEHYQNSQPTFDFKAFFSGKLKAYGVVQDYKGELTRKLVVGMDAEWKGNKGVIEEDFVYDDGETQKRIWYITLNDDGSISGEASDVLGIASGRSSGSVFHWNYDVEIPYQDDTLETHFDDWMYLVTPNRLINRTSIVKFGIEVGQVTLVIEKL; encoded by the coding sequence ATGAAGCTGATTAAATCCTTTTTTGTTATCTGCTTAGTCGCTGTGTTATCCAGTTGCTCAGCACCGGATGTTGAACACTATCAAAATAGCCAACCAACTTTTGATTTTAAAGCCTTTTTCTCAGGAAAGTTGAAAGCTTATGGCGTGGTGCAAGATTACAAAGGTGAACTGACAAGAAAGTTGGTTGTGGGTATGGATGCTGAGTGGAAGGGAAATAAAGGCGTGATTGAAGAAGACTTTGTCTACGATGATGGAGAAACTCAAAAACGAATTTGGTATATCACCCTCAACGATGATGGTTCAATTTCAGGTGAAGCCAGCGATGTGCTTGGGATTGCCTCAGGGCGCAGTTCAGGAAGTGTTTTTCATTGGAATTATGATGTTGAAATCCCTTACCAAGACGATACGCTTGAAACTCATTTTGATGATTGGATGTATCTGGTTACGCCAAACCGCTTAATTAACCGCACCAGTATTGTAAAATTTGGTATTGAAGTCGGGCAAGTCACTTTGGTGATAGAGAAATTGTGA
- a CDS encoding PaaI family thioesterase — translation MSLATMSGLEILHAMAEGKIPPASITQTMPMKVISVEPGKVVFEATADERHLNPLGGVHGGFLATIMDSVTACAVHSSLEAGVGYATIDLNVKMLKPVPQNTPLIAEGKLINLSKSLGISEGCLKDEQGKLYGHATATCMILR, via the coding sequence ATGTCACTTGCCACAATGTCTGGGTTAGAAATATTACACGCCATGGCGGAAGGGAAAATACCGCCAGCCTCAATTACACAAACGATGCCCATGAAAGTCATTTCAGTCGAGCCCGGGAAAGTCGTGTTTGAAGCCACTGCAGATGAAAGGCACCTTAATCCACTTGGTGGCGTTCATGGTGGTTTTTTAGCCACGATCATGGATTCAGTGACTGCATGTGCGGTTCATTCATCACTCGAAGCGGGTGTGGGGTATGCGACCATTGATTTGAATGTCAAAATGCTTAAGCCAGTCCCACAAAATACCCCCTTAATTGCAGAAGGTAAGCTGATTAATTTAAGTAAATCTCTGGGAATATCTGAAGGGTGCTTAAAAGATGAGCAAGGTAAGTTATATGGCCATGCGACTGCCACTTGTATGATTTTACGTTAA
- the aroG gene encoding 3-deoxy-7-phosphoheptulonate synthase AroG: MQKVDDVRINQVKELLPPIAVLEKFPATETSTNTTFESRQTIHNILEDKDDRLLVVIGPCSIHDTEAALEYGKRLKVLRDELKDDLEVVMRVYFEKPRTTVGWKGLINDPYLNDSYQINDGVRMGRKLLLDLTDNGMPTASEFLDMITPQYVGDLISWGAIGARTTESQVHRELASGLSCPVGFKNGTDGNIKIATDACSSAGASHHFLSVTKYGHSAIIETAGNPDCHIILRGGKEPNYSAEHVAAVKAELAGNGLRQKVMIDFSHANSSKQFQRQMVVAEDVATQIAGGEDAIFGVMIESHLNEGRQDLVDGKVANYGQSITDACIGWDDTETVLRQLAKAVADRRKAKS, encoded by the coding sequence ATGCAAAAAGTAGATGATGTAAGAATTAACCAAGTTAAAGAACTTTTACCGCCAATTGCTGTTTTAGAAAAGTTTCCTGCGACAGAAACCTCCACGAATACGACATTTGAATCCCGCCAAACCATTCATAATATACTTGAAGATAAAGATGACCGCCTACTCGTCGTGATTGGTCCATGTTCTATCCATGATACCGAAGCGGCTCTTGAATACGGTAAACGTTTAAAAGTATTACGTGATGAGCTCAAAGATGATCTTGAAGTGGTGATGCGAGTGTATTTTGAAAAGCCTCGTACTACAGTCGGTTGGAAAGGGCTGATCAACGACCCATACTTAAACGATAGCTATCAGATCAATGATGGTGTACGTATGGGCCGTAAACTACTACTCGATTTAACTGACAACGGCATGCCAACCGCCAGCGAATTTCTCGATATGATCACGCCGCAATATGTGGGCGATTTAATTAGCTGGGGCGCTATTGGTGCTCGTACTACAGAATCACAAGTACACCGTGAACTCGCATCGGGTCTATCATGTCCTGTTGGTTTTAAAAATGGTACCGATGGCAATATCAAAATTGCGACCGATGCTTGCAGCTCGGCAGGTGCCTCTCACCATTTCTTATCGGTAACCAAATACGGCCATTCTGCGATTATTGAAACCGCAGGCAACCCTGATTGCCACATTATTTTACGTGGTGGTAAAGAGCCAAACTACAGCGCAGAGCATGTTGCAGCAGTCAAAGCTGAGTTGGCGGGTAATGGTTTACGCCAAAAAGTCATGATTGATTTCAGCCATGCCAACAGTTCTAAGCAATTCCAGCGCCAAATGGTGGTAGCAGAAGATGTGGCGACTCAAATTGCTGGTGGCGAAGATGCTATTTTCGGCGTGATGATTGAAAGCCACCTCAATGAAGGCAGACAAGATCTTGTCGATGGTAAAGTGGCGAACTATGGCCAAAGTATCACCGATGCTTGTATTGGTTGGGATGATACTGAAACGGTATTACGTCAACTGGCAAAAGCGGTCGCGGATCGCCGTAAAGCAAAGTCATAA
- a CDS encoding TVP38/TMEM64 family protein, with translation MKSLIRVILIIAACFGTTFLIIKFSGLLTIEQIEYWLERAQSLSTALVALIVVMLLFADLFIAVPTLTIVILSGYFLGHAYGAVSSLLGIMLAGIVGYIVSYHYGNNILNILIKEKQKRTELIHSFEQHGFAMILLSRSIPILPEITACLSGMTKMRFTKFLLAWMISSIPYVVIASYAGSISTIDNPQPAIFTAIGISSLLWLCWFLYQRNIIRQASKYG, from the coding sequence ATGAAGTCCTTAATACGAGTTATATTGATAATTGCGGCCTGTTTTGGCACAACATTCCTGATCATTAAATTTTCAGGCTTACTCACCATAGAGCAAATTGAATATTGGCTAGAGCGAGCACAATCTTTATCAACTGCATTGGTGGCGCTAATTGTTGTCATGCTTTTATTTGCCGACTTATTTATTGCCGTACCAACATTAACCATTGTCATTTTATCGGGTTATTTTCTTGGTCATGCTTATGGTGCGGTATCGTCATTATTAGGAATCATGCTAGCAGGTATCGTCGGCTATATAGTGAGTTACCACTATGGCAATAACATTCTGAATATACTGATCAAAGAAAAACAGAAACGAACCGAGTTAATCCATTCTTTTGAACAACATGGCTTTGCTATGATCTTACTTTCTAGATCGATTCCAATACTCCCTGAAATCACAGCTTGTCTGTCTGGGATGACAAAAATGCGATTTACTAAGTTCTTATTAGCCTGGATGATTAGTTCGATCCCTTACGTCGTAATCGCATCGTATGCCGGTTCGATTAGCACTATTGATAACCCTCAACCGGCTATTTTCACCGCCATTGGCATTAGCTCACTCTTATGGCTTTGCTGGTTTCTTTATCAACGAAACATCATTCGTCAAGCCTCAAAATATGGATAG
- a CDS encoding SDR family oxidoreductase, giving the protein MELRQKTIVITGGTSGIGYELVKQLHSDNQIIVISSNLNKLQRLSQNFCSVVTYQTDLSKSNDIKALSTTIRKQHNSIDILINNAAVQYAPTFLDPAFKHDNIATEIATNFTSICSLTYLLLPALLHTTPSIILNVNSGLALAPKTSSAIYCATKGALNIFSQSLRYQLANTNIAVQQCFLPLVDTNMTAGRGKNKLSAEIVATSIIHGIEKEILEHDVGKVKWLRRLLRLSPSFTQKVMQKY; this is encoded by the coding sequence ATGGAACTCAGACAAAAAACAATTGTAATTACTGGTGGGACATCTGGTATTGGTTACGAGTTGGTTAAGCAGCTCCATTCTGATAATCAGATTATTGTCATTTCAAGTAACCTGAATAAGTTACAGCGCTTATCGCAAAACTTTTGTAGCGTAGTCACTTATCAAACTGATCTATCAAAATCCAATGATATAAAAGCCTTATCCACAACGATCAGAAAACAACATAACTCAATCGACATTCTTATTAACAATGCAGCGGTGCAATACGCCCCAACCTTTTTGGATCCTGCGTTTAAGCATGACAATATTGCCACAGAGATCGCGACTAATTTCACAAGTATTTGCAGCCTAACTTATTTATTGCTTCCAGCTTTATTGCACACTACTCCGTCAATAATCCTAAATGTTAACTCTGGGCTGGCACTGGCTCCGAAAACATCATCTGCCATTTATTGCGCCACAAAAGGTGCTTTAAACATATTCTCTCAATCACTACGCTATCAACTGGCAAATACCAATATCGCGGTGCAGCAGTGCTTTTTACCTTTAGTCGATACCAATATGACCGCAGGACGAGGAAAGAATAAATTATCGGCAGAAATAGTGGCGACCTCAATAATCCATGGAATAGAAAAAGAGATTCTGGAACATGATGTTGGAAAGGTGAAATGGTTAAGAAGACTCTTAAGGTTGAGTCCATCTTTCACCCAAAAAGTCATGCAAAAATACTAG
- a CDS encoding Crp/Fnr family transcriptional regulator: MDFNSLLKTKGIRIEKEKGEHVFMQGQPDRCLYFVQSGLLKAYYTSDQGKESIKSFLLPNDTIGSLVSFHTKDACSFSLLCLESSVLYKLTFEVIQYYVQQDLELANNMLEFLLGLAVKKEQREYEFLCLSAEQRFFKLEKYQPTLIDKVTQNDLAHYLGVTAVGLSRIKKRAHTNGLLSRA, from the coding sequence ATGGATTTTAATTCGCTTCTTAAGACCAAGGGGATCAGAATAGAAAAAGAGAAGGGGGAGCATGTTTTTATGCAGGGTCAACCTGATCGTTGCTTGTATTTTGTACAGTCTGGATTGCTAAAGGCATACTACACATCAGACCAAGGAAAGGAATCGATAAAGTCATTCCTGCTACCTAATGATACGATTGGCAGTTTGGTGTCCTTTCATACGAAAGATGCGTGTTCTTTTAGCCTTCTTTGCTTGGAATCGAGCGTGCTCTATAAATTAACGTTTGAGGTCATACAATATTATGTACAACAAGACTTAGAGTTGGCGAACAATATGTTGGAATTTTTACTCGGTTTAGCGGTGAAAAAAGAGCAAAGAGAATATGAGTTTTTATGTTTAAGTGCAGAGCAGCGTTTTTTTAAGCTTGAAAAATATCAGCCAACGTTAATCGATAAAGTGACTCAAAATGATTTAGCCCATTACTTAGGAGTGACCGCTGTTGGTTTAAGTCGGATCAAGAAAAGAGCGCACACCAATGGGCTTCTTAGCCGGGCATGA
- the rlmF gene encoding 23S rRNA (adenine(1618)-N(6))-methyltransferase RlmF, which yields MAAGPHNKNNRHSQTTKKTSKPSPQKPRSHNGKKASQDSKSPRSKKPTGLHPRNLHNGRYDFDKLEAANPKLTEFVILNPRGERSISFSDPQAVLALNEALLKAYYRLDFWQIPPGYLCPPIPGRADYIHYLADLLTATKEKTDALVVENDERDPDAGSANHKHTVLDIGTGANCIYPILGSSLYDWNFVASDIDPISVKTAQLLIQANKRLTNKVKVRQQTKPDNIFRGMIKPNDDFILTMCNPPFHESLEKAREGSLRKVNNLNKGKAEPLSKHSQPILNFAGTENELCYEGGEIAFLKQMAMESKDFAKQVCWFTSLISKKENVPLLQQQLRKLGATNIRVVEMAQGQKISRFVAWSFLTNLEQKSFFN from the coding sequence ATGGCCGCTGGACCTCACAACAAAAATAATCGCCACTCTCAAACCACTAAGAAAACCAGCAAGCCTAGCCCTCAAAAACCAAGAAGCCATAATGGCAAAAAAGCGTCACAAGATTCAAAATCACCAAGAAGTAAAAAACCAACCGGATTACATCCGCGTAATCTGCATAATGGCCGTTATGATTTTGACAAATTAGAAGCCGCCAACCCTAAATTAACAGAGTTTGTTATCTTAAACCCTCGCGGTGAAAGATCGATTAGCTTTAGCGATCCACAAGCGGTATTAGCACTGAATGAAGCGTTATTAAAAGCCTATTATCGGTTGGACTTTTGGCAGATCCCACCGGGGTACTTATGCCCACCAATTCCGGGCAGAGCCGATTATATTCATTATCTTGCCGACCTATTAACCGCAACCAAAGAGAAAACCGATGCGCTTGTGGTTGAGAATGACGAACGTGATCCTGATGCTGGTTCAGCAAATCATAAACATACGGTGCTTGATATTGGTACTGGTGCAAACTGCATCTACCCTATTTTAGGCTCAAGCCTTTATGACTGGAATTTTGTGGCAAGCGATATTGATCCGATTTCGGTCAAAACAGCACAGTTGTTGATTCAAGCGAATAAGAGACTCACAAATAAAGTTAAAGTTCGTCAGCAAACCAAGCCAGACAACATTTTCCGCGGCATGATCAAACCGAATGATGATTTCATTTTAACCATGTGTAACCCACCTTTTCACGAATCATTGGAAAAAGCACGTGAAGGCAGCTTACGTAAAGTGAATAACCTAAATAAAGGCAAAGCTGAGCCATTATCAAAACATAGCCAACCTATTTTAAACTTTGCAGGTACTGAAAATGAGTTGTGCTACGAAGGCGGTGAAATTGCTTTCTTAAAACAAATGGCAATGGAAAGTAAAGATTTTGCTAAGCAAGTCTGCTGGTTTACTAGCTTAATTTCCAAGAAAGAAAATGTACCGTTACTTCAACAGCAGTTAAGAAAGTTAGGCGCAACCAATATTCGTGTAGTCGAAATGGCGCAAGGCCAGAAGATTAGCCGCTTTGTGGCATGGAGCTTTTTAACCAATTTAGAGCAAAAGTCATTTTTTAATTAA
- a CDS encoding substrate-binding domain-containing protein encodes MATMKDIARLAQVSTSTVSHVLNKTRFVSEDIEKRVQQAAKELNYAPSALARSLKMKCTKTVGMLVTTSTNPFFGEVLKGVERRCYEKGYNLILCNTEGDSERMKASIDTLLQKRVDGLMLMCSTLEGEEIEIFERYPELPVVVMDWGPMAYASDKIQDNSFKGGYLATQYLIDHGHTAIGCVTGPLHRSQASLRFDGFKQALQDNNLPLNENWIIQGNFECDGGYDAYQTLKHNGPLPSALFVCNDMMALGLINAASQDGTKIPQDLSIIGYDDIHLTKYITPSLTTIHQPKHQLGKTAVDTLLSRLENPDAPQQVIQLEPTLVERHSVSKYPL; translated from the coding sequence ATGGCAACAATGAAAGACATCGCCCGACTCGCTCAGGTGTCAACGTCCACAGTTAGTCATGTGTTGAATAAGACTCGATTTGTGAGTGAGGATATTGAAAAGCGCGTACAACAAGCCGCAAAAGAGCTTAATTATGCGCCATCCGCACTCGCTCGAAGTCTAAAAATGAAGTGCACTAAAACCGTTGGTATGTTGGTCACGACATCGACCAACCCTTTCTTTGGCGAAGTATTGAAAGGCGTTGAAAGGCGTTGCTATGAAAAAGGTTACAACTTAATCCTTTGTAATACTGAAGGTGACAGTGAACGAATGAAAGCCTCAATAGACACTCTTCTGCAAAAACGTGTCGATGGCTTAATGCTAATGTGTTCAACGCTTGAAGGCGAAGAAATTGAAATTTTTGAACGGTACCCAGAGCTGCCAGTCGTGGTTATGGATTGGGGACCAATGGCGTACGCGAGCGATAAAATTCAAGATAATTCCTTCAAAGGGGGTTACTTAGCCACTCAGTATTTAATTGATCATGGGCATACCGCCATTGGTTGCGTCACCGGTCCACTGCATCGCAGTCAAGCATCACTGCGCTTTGATGGCTTTAAACAAGCTTTACAAGATAATAATCTGCCTTTAAACGAAAACTGGATTATCCAAGGAAACTTTGAGTGTGATGGTGGCTACGATGCTTATCAAACACTGAAACACAATGGGCCTTTACCGAGTGCGCTATTTGTCTGTAATGACATGATGGCGCTCGGCCTAATTAATGCGGCTAGCCAAGATGGTACAAAGATCCCACAAGATCTTTCCATTATTGGTTATGATGATATCCATCTAACCAAATACATTACCCCTTCTTTAACCACGATTCATCAGCCAAAGCACCAATTAGGAAAAACAGCTGTTGATACTTTACTCTCTCGCCTTGAAAACCCCGACGCTCCGCAACAAGTGATTCAATTAGAGCCCACGTTGGTGGAACGTCACTCTGTAAGTAAATACCCGTTATAG
- the rbsK gene encoding ribokinase: protein MNKLIVFGSVNADHVLQVPSFPRPGETLMGRNYQVIPGGKGANQAVAAARLGADIGFIACVGSDSFGQNIIQSFTQDGINTDYVSIIPSTPTGVALIQVSDDGENSICLSPEANNALDQARVATFKAPIQHCHYLLLQLETPLDGIESAIELAKANLHSDIKVVLNPAPAKALPDSILKHIDIITPNETEAEVLTGIAVTDDISAQAAANALHSKGITTVMITLGAKGVWLSENGKGNLIQGFKVKAIDTTAAGDTFNGAFVTALLEGMETTQAIQFAHAAAALSVTRFGAQTSIPTRQETDDFLVQQTR, encoded by the coding sequence ATGAACAAGCTGATCGTTTTTGGTAGTGTTAATGCCGATCATGTACTTCAAGTTCCCTCTTTCCCTCGACCAGGTGAAACTTTGATGGGACGTAATTATCAAGTTATTCCTGGAGGGAAAGGGGCGAATCAGGCCGTCGCGGCTGCACGTTTAGGTGCAGATATTGGATTCATCGCGTGCGTAGGAAGTGATTCTTTTGGGCAAAACATCATTCAAAGCTTTACTCAAGACGGCATCAATACTGATTATGTCTCAATCATTCCATCAACCCCTACTGGAGTGGCGCTGATACAAGTGTCTGATGATGGAGAAAATAGCATTTGTCTTTCTCCTGAGGCCAATAATGCTCTAGACCAAGCGCGAGTGGCAACGTTTAAAGCCCCGATTCAACACTGTCATTATTTATTACTTCAACTTGAAACGCCTTTAGATGGGATCGAATCAGCCATTGAGCTAGCTAAAGCAAATCTTCATTCTGATATCAAAGTCGTTTTAAACCCAGCGCCAGCTAAAGCGTTACCCGACTCAATCCTAAAACATATTGATATTATTACTCCTAATGAAACTGAAGCGGAAGTCTTAACTGGTATTGCCGTAACCGATGATATTTCAGCCCAGGCAGCCGCAAATGCGCTTCATTCAAAAGGGATCACAACCGTTATGATTACGCTCGGAGCAAAAGGAGTATGGCTAAGTGAAAATGGAAAAGGTAACCTTATTCAAGGTTTTAAAGTAAAAGCGATAGATACAACGGCGGCGGGTGATACCTTTAATGGGGCTTTTGTCACAGCATTACTTGAGGGGATGGAAACCACTCAAGCCATTCAATTCGCGCACGCTGCGGCTGCCCTTTCCGTTACTCGCTTTGGGGCACAGACCTCCATCCCGACACGACAAGAAACGGATGACTTTTTAGTACAGCAAACACGTTAA
- the rbsB gene encoding ribose ABC transporter substrate-binding protein RbsB — protein MKLKKLTTLLSAAMLTSTMSVAAQAQDTMAIVVSTLNNPFFVSMKDGAEAKAKELGYELIVLDSQNDPSKELSNVEDLSVRGVKAILINPTDSDAVSNAIRIANRANIPVLTLDRGASRGDVVSHIASDNVAGGEMAGKYIIEKVGEKAKVIQLEGIAGTSAARERGEGFMKAVKNSKLDLLASQPADFDRSKGLNVMENLLAANGDVQAVFAQNDEMALGALRAVQASGKDILIVGFDGTDDGIAAVKRGMLGATIAQQPALIGELGVETADKILKGESVEKNIPVPLKIITK, from the coding sequence ATGAAACTTAAAAAACTGACTACTTTACTTTCAGCTGCCATGTTAACCAGTACGATGTCGGTTGCTGCGCAAGCTCAAGATACAATGGCAATTGTGGTATCAACACTAAATAATCCATTCTTTGTGAGCATGAAAGATGGTGCCGAAGCAAAAGCAAAAGAGTTGGGTTACGAACTGATTGTTTTAGATTCGCAAAATGACCCAAGCAAAGAACTTTCTAATGTAGAAGATCTTTCTGTGCGTGGTGTAAAAGCCATACTGATTAACCCAACCGATTCAGATGCCGTTTCTAACGCCATCCGCATTGCCAACCGTGCGAATATCCCAGTATTAACACTCGATCGCGGTGCGAGCCGTGGTGATGTTGTTAGTCATATTGCTTCTGATAATGTGGCTGGTGGTGAAATGGCAGGTAAATACATTATTGAAAAAGTCGGTGAAAAAGCCAAAGTGATTCAACTTGAAGGCATTGCAGGTACTTCAGCCGCTCGTGAACGTGGCGAAGGCTTCATGAAAGCAGTGAAAAATTCAAAACTCGATCTTCTCGCAAGTCAACCTGCTGATTTTGACCGTAGTAAGGGTTTGAATGTGATGGAAAATCTGCTTGCTGCAAATGGTGATGTCCAGGCTGTCTTTGCACAAAACGATGAAATGGCACTAGGCGCTTTACGTGCCGTACAAGCTTCAGGCAAAGACATTTTAATTGTTGGATTTGATGGCACCGACGATGGTATTGCCGCGGTTAAGCGTGGCATGTTAGGAGCAACGATTGCTCAACAACCCGCCCTAATTGGTGAGCTCGGTGTTGAAACTGCAGACAAGATCCTAAAAGGTGAGTCAGTTGAGAAGAATATCCCAGTTCCTTTAAAAATCATTACTAAATAA
- the rbsC gene encoding ribose ABC transporter permease, which produces MSSNTINKPNVPEKPKKPLLNKEWLIEQKSLIALLFLIIVVSFLNPNFFTVDNILNILRQTSVSAIIAVGMTLVILTAGIDLSVGSVLALCGAFAASLIAMEVPVLIAVPTALLAGAILGGISGVIIAKGKVQAFIATLVTMTLLRGVTMVYTDGRPISTGFTDVADNFAWFGTGYTLGIPVPVWIMVFVFAAAWYVLNHTRFGRYVYALGGNESATRLSGINVDRVKIGVYAICGLLSALAGLIVTSRLSSAQPTAGMGYELDAIAAVVVGGTSLMGGRGRIMGTLIGALIIGFLNNALNLLDVSSYYQMIAKAVVILLAVLVDNKNK; this is translated from the coding sequence ATGAGCAGCAATACTATCAATAAACCTAATGTACCCGAAAAACCAAAGAAACCTTTACTAAATAAGGAATGGTTAATTGAGCAAAAATCGCTCATAGCCCTCCTCTTTTTAATCATTGTGGTTTCGTTTTTAAACCCTAACTTTTTCACTGTCGATAACATACTCAATATTCTTCGACAAACATCTGTCAGTGCCATTATAGCTGTGGGGATGACGCTGGTTATTTTAACCGCTGGTATCGATTTAAGCGTGGGCTCTGTCTTAGCTTTATGCGGCGCCTTTGCTGCCAGCTTAATTGCGATGGAAGTTCCTGTATTAATAGCGGTTCCAACGGCCCTATTAGCCGGTGCTATTTTAGGGGGTATCAGTGGTGTAATTATCGCCAAAGGTAAGGTTCAAGCCTTCATTGCCACCTTAGTGACCATGACGCTGTTACGTGGTGTCACGATGGTTTATACCGATGGTCGACCAATATCAACCGGCTTTACTGATGTTGCGGATAATTTCGCTTGGTTTGGTACCGGTTATACATTAGGCATCCCTGTTCCAGTTTGGATCATGGTGTTTGTTTTTGCTGCCGCTTGGTATGTATTAAATCACACTCGCTTTGGTCGTTATGTCTACGCACTAGGTGGCAACGAATCCGCAACGCGTTTATCGGGTATTAATGTCGACCGTGTAAAAATTGGTGTGTATGCCATTTGCGGCTTACTCTCTGCCCTTGCAGGCTTAATCGTCACTTCACGCTTATCTTCCGCTCAACCGACTGCTGGTATGGGGTATGAGCTCGATGCAATTGCTGCGGTTGTTGTGGGTGGCACCAGTTTAATGGGTGGTCGTGGTCGTATCATGGGAACCCTCATTGGCGCATTAATTATCGGTTTCTTAAACAACGCTTTAAACCTACTTGATGTATCGTCTTACTATCAAATGATTGCCAAAGCCGTCGTCATTCTACTGGCTGTATTAGTTGATAATAAAAATAAATAA